In Rubrivirga marina, the following are encoded in one genomic region:
- a CDS encoding two-component regulator propeller domain-containing protein, which translates to MRTPLALLVGCLLTVSASAQSTVGWQAYPAYTEVTAVASAPDGLWAASDAGIFFYDVETGELLTETAAGAIEGGSVGALAFDEARGVLWIGYADGVLERYDPEAREARPFHEITRANQYPARGVRRIVVSGDVLYVATDFGVVVFDAAAERVRNSYPRFADLEGGTGANDVLEAPLPDGSPGLWVATDGGLVRAPRDAGNLQAPSAWAREEAFEGPAYSLALFDGAVYVGGGPAGARDLYRRAAGGAYERQIFADDAMTSLAVGGEFLYVSARPFAYATRPGQSASRYEIAGASALSGVVIGPDGRPWVGDRVSGLLPLPPSPAPGNNPVTAEPVAPPGPLSTGILDLDVSDDGVVWAVTDRLEAATFASVNRLEDGTWTTYRTGDATLDIGRTSWISASVGPDGTFYAGSNGDGVTVFRDDDVTTYDETNSSLRPFPGGDPSYVVVRDVAVDDDDAAWVLNFSEFPLHRFDGESWQGFPYPSGSGIPPTAEAFRIAIDRLGQKWLALGSNGLGVWDTGADPLSAADDRATRFTGSSTTGTGLPDPDVRDVVVTPDGRVWLGTARGIASVFRPLDAFAADPSLAAPQWPLTADGTSYLLRDVAVNDLEVDPAGQIWVATSSGAYLVDAEGTGIVRTVNSDTSPLPSDGVLAVSVDPGTGRVYFVTDEGLFSAPGDATRARPGSETLTTVPSPYRPSSDASGVVVSGLSTAVSQVRVMTVAGDVVYAAEVRGGSFRWDGRDEGGALVPSGVYVVAAAGSDGSTMYGKVALIR; encoded by the coding sequence ATGCGGACCCCGCTCGCGCTGCTCGTCGGCTGCCTCCTCACCGTTTCCGCCTCGGCCCAGTCGACCGTCGGCTGGCAGGCCTACCCCGCCTACACCGAGGTTACGGCCGTTGCCTCCGCCCCGGACGGGCTGTGGGCGGCCAGCGACGCCGGCATCTTCTTCTACGACGTCGAGACGGGCGAACTCCTCACGGAGACGGCCGCTGGCGCGATCGAGGGCGGCTCGGTCGGCGCTCTTGCGTTCGACGAGGCCCGGGGCGTCCTGTGGATCGGGTACGCCGACGGCGTCCTCGAGCGGTACGACCCCGAGGCGCGCGAGGCCCGCCCCTTCCACGAGATCACACGGGCCAACCAGTACCCCGCGCGCGGCGTCCGTCGGATCGTCGTGAGCGGCGACGTGCTCTACGTGGCGACCGACTTCGGCGTCGTCGTGTTCGACGCGGCGGCCGAGCGCGTCCGCAACTCGTACCCGCGGTTCGCCGACCTCGAGGGCGGGACCGGGGCCAACGACGTCTTGGAGGCGCCCCTCCCCGACGGGAGCCCGGGCCTGTGGGTCGCGACCGACGGGGGGCTCGTCCGCGCCCCGCGCGACGCGGGCAACCTCCAGGCGCCGAGCGCGTGGGCTCGCGAGGAGGCCTTCGAGGGGCCGGCCTACAGCCTGGCCCTCTTCGACGGCGCGGTCTACGTGGGCGGCGGCCCGGCCGGCGCGCGCGACCTGTACCGGCGGGCGGCGGGCGGGGCCTACGAGCGCCAGATCTTCGCCGACGATGCCATGACGTCGCTCGCAGTGGGTGGCGAGTTCCTCTACGTCTCGGCTCGCCCGTTCGCCTACGCCACGCGGCCGGGCCAGTCGGCGTCCCGCTACGAGATCGCCGGGGCGTCGGCGCTCTCGGGGGTCGTCATCGGTCCGGACGGGCGGCCCTGGGTGGGGGACCGGGTGAGCGGTCTGTTGCCGCTGCCGCCGTCGCCCGCGCCGGGGAACAACCCCGTGACCGCGGAGCCCGTCGCCCCGCCGGGCCCGCTCTCCACGGGCATCCTCGACCTCGACGTCAGCGACGACGGCGTGGTGTGGGCCGTGACCGACCGGCTCGAGGCGGCGACGTTCGCCTCGGTCAACCGGCTGGAGGACGGCACGTGGACGACCTACCGGACGGGGGACGCCACACTCGACATTGGCCGGACGTCGTGGATTTCGGCGTCGGTCGGCCCGGACGGCACCTTCTACGCGGGCTCGAACGGCGACGGCGTCACCGTCTTCCGCGACGACGACGTCACGACCTACGACGAGACGAACTCGTCGCTCCGCCCCTTCCCGGGCGGGGACCCGAGCTACGTCGTCGTCCGCGACGTGGCGGTCGACGACGATGACGCGGCGTGGGTCCTCAACTTCTCGGAGTTCCCGCTCCACCGGTTCGACGGCGAAAGCTGGCAGGGCTTCCCCTACCCATCGGGCTCCGGGATCCCGCCGACCGCCGAGGCCTTCCGGATCGCCATCGACCGGCTCGGGCAGAAGTGGCTCGCCCTCGGCTCCAACGGCCTCGGCGTGTGGGACACCGGGGCCGACCCGCTCTCGGCGGCCGACGACCGCGCCACCCGGTTCACCGGGAGCTCGACGACGGGGACCGGCCTCCCTGACCCCGACGTCCGCGACGTCGTCGTGACCCCGGACGGGCGGGTTTGGCTCGGCACGGCCCGCGGCATCGCCTCCGTGTTCCGCCCGCTCGACGCGTTCGCCGCCGACCCCAGCCTGGCCGCGCCCCAGTGGCCCCTCACGGCCGATGGCACGAGCTACCTCCTCCGTGATGTCGCCGTCAACGACCTTGAGGTGGACCCGGCGGGGCAGATCTGGGTCGCGACCTCCAGCGGCGCCTACCTCGTCGACGCCGAGGGGACTGGGATCGTCCGGACGGTCAACTCGGACACCAGCCCGCTCCCGAGCGACGGCGTCCTCGCGGTCTCCGTCGATCCGGGGACCGGTCGCGTCTACTTCGTCACGGACGAGGGCCTCTTCAGCGCGCCCGGCGACGCCACACGTGCACGTCCCGGATCTGAGACCCTCACGACCGTCCCCTCGCCGTACCGGCCGTCGTCCGACGCGTCGGGCGTGGTCGTGAGCGGGTTGTCGACGGCGGTGTCGCAGGTCCGCGTGATGACCGTCGCCGGCGACGTGGTGTACGCCGCGGAGGTCCGCGGCGGGTCGTTCCGGTGGGACGGTCGGGACGAAGGCGGCGCGCTGGTCCCGTCTGGCGTGTACGTCGTGGCCGCGGCCGGCTCCGACGGCTCGACGATGTACGGGAAGGTGGCGCTCATCCGCTAG
- the ribH gene encoding 6,7-dimethyl-8-ribityllumazine synthase, producing MPTTYEGSLVSPDGARYAVVASRFNEAITRRLLEGALDALGRHGADLDTVDVAWCPGAFEIPIVAHGLANSGTYDAVICLGAVIRGATAHFDYVASGVASGCQQAAMQTGVPVLFGVLTVDTIEQAWERAGTKAGNKGAEAAAAAVEMVNLTAQIGR from the coding sequence ATGCCCACGACCTACGAAGGATCCCTCGTCTCGCCCGACGGCGCGCGCTACGCCGTCGTCGCGAGCCGGTTCAACGAGGCCATCACCCGGCGCCTCCTCGAGGGCGCCCTCGACGCGCTCGGCCGCCACGGCGCCGACCTCGACACCGTCGACGTGGCCTGGTGCCCGGGCGCGTTCGAGATCCCGATCGTCGCCCACGGCCTCGCCAACTCGGGCACCTACGACGCCGTGATCTGCCTCGGCGCCGTCATCCGCGGGGCCACGGCCCACTTCGACTACGTGGCCTCGGGCGTGGCCAGCGGCTGTCAGCAGGCGGCGATGCAGACGGGCGTCCCCGTCCTCTTTGGCGTGCTCACGGTCGACACGATCGAACAGGCGTGGGAGCGGGCCGGCACCAAGGCCGGCAACAAGGGCGCCGAGGCGGCCGCGGCCGCCGTCGAGATGGTCAACCTCACGGCCCAGATCGGCCGCTAG
- a CDS encoding 1-acyl-sn-glycerol-3-phosphate acyltransferase translates to MLASASPDAPAEAPRLLSADAVLPALPPSAPRQGHPRWLRALGRWTLRALGWRFVGGFADRPRQVLIGAPHTSNWDGIVGLAAAAACDVGIHVFAKRQLFWGPIGWGLRAFGGVPVERSAPGGLVGRAVAALTAGGPEFVAITPEGTRSAVAHWKTGFHRMAVEAGVPICVVALDWGRKEIGVKGTLVPSGDFDADLAAIGALLAGVEGRHPERATLPPAGTAASAGSGSAVR, encoded by the coding sequence ATGCTCGCATCCGCCTCTCCGGACGCGCCAGCGGAGGCGCCCCGCCTCCTCTCCGCGGACGCCGTCCTCCCCGCCCTGCCGCCGTCGGCCCCGAGGCAGGGCCACCCGCGCTGGCTGCGGGCGCTCGGGCGTTGGACGCTGAGGGCGCTCGGATGGCGGTTCGTCGGCGGCTTCGCCGACCGGCCGCGGCAGGTCCTCATCGGCGCGCCGCACACGTCGAACTGGGACGGCATCGTGGGGCTGGCGGCAGCCGCCGCATGCGACGTCGGGATCCACGTGTTCGCGAAGCGTCAGCTCTTCTGGGGGCCCATCGGGTGGGGCCTGCGGGCGTTCGGCGGCGTGCCGGTCGAGCGGTCGGCGCCCGGCGGGCTCGTCGGCCGCGCCGTCGCCGCGCTCACCGCCGGAGGTCCCGAGTTCGTCGCGATCACGCCCGAGGGCACGCGGAGCGCCGTCGCGCACTGGAAGACCGGGTTCCACCGGATGGCCGTCGAGGCGGGCGTGCCGATCTGCGTGGTCGCCCTCGACTGGGGGCGCAAGGAGATCGGCGTGAAGGGGACGCTCGTTCCCTCCGGCGACTTCGACGCCGACCTCGCCGCCATCGGCGCGCTCCTCGCGGGCGTCGAGGGCCGCCACCCCGAGCGCGCGACGCTCCCGCCCGCGGGCACCGCGGCTTCGGCCGGCAGCGGCTCCGCGGTCCGGTAG
- a CDS encoding mechanosensitive ion channel family protein, which produces MLQTAAPDSSRADTLDPVVRSVKARAQEAAEGTATLGERGTDALAELVGLGETLTQDLVYTAILIVVLWAVRQIVLSVVRRRTADDARKLYQWRKGTTYAATVVGILALIWIWTDAIGSISTFLGLLTAGVAIALKDPLVDLAGWAFLIWRRPFATGDRITIHGHTGDVIDQRLFQFTLLEVGTVTGAGQSTGRIVHLPNGWVFSDSVTNHTGTFAYVWHEVPVVVTFESDWRAAKQILLDVAHECADHLSEDAERTLRRAAREYFIFYSKLTPTVYTSVVGEGVQLTMRYLVAPRRVRGSEQDVWEAVLDRFAARDDVDLAYPTSRVFHNYVEGKPEAGGPKREPESEEAG; this is translated from the coding sequence GTGCTCCAGACCGCCGCTCCCGACTCGTCCCGCGCCGACACGCTGGACCCCGTCGTGCGGTCGGTGAAGGCCCGCGCGCAGGAGGCCGCCGAGGGGACCGCGACGCTCGGCGAGCGGGGCACGGACGCGCTCGCCGAGTTGGTCGGCCTCGGCGAGACGCTCACGCAGGACTTGGTCTACACGGCCATCCTGATCGTCGTGCTGTGGGCGGTTCGGCAGATCGTGCTGAGCGTCGTGCGGCGGCGGACGGCCGACGACGCGCGCAAGCTGTACCAGTGGCGCAAGGGGACGACCTACGCCGCGACCGTCGTCGGCATCCTCGCGCTGATCTGGATCTGGACCGACGCGATCGGGTCGATCAGCACGTTCCTCGGCCTCCTCACGGCCGGCGTGGCGATCGCGCTGAAGGACCCGCTCGTAGACCTCGCCGGCTGGGCGTTCCTCATCTGGCGCCGTCCGTTCGCCACGGGCGATCGGATCACGATCCACGGCCACACGGGCGACGTGATCGACCAGCGCCTGTTCCAGTTCACGCTCCTTGAGGTCGGCACGGTGACCGGTGCGGGCCAGTCGACGGGCCGGATCGTCCACCTCCCGAACGGGTGGGTCTTCTCGGACTCGGTCACGAACCACACGGGCACGTTCGCCTACGTGTGGCACGAGGTGCCCGTCGTGGTCACGTTCGAGAGCGACTGGCGGGCGGCCAAGCAGATCCTCCTCGACGTCGCGCACGAGTGCGCCGACCACCTGTCGGAGGACGCCGAGCGGACGCTCCGCCGGGCCGCGCGGGAGTACTTCATCTTCTACTCGAAGCTCACGCCGACGGTCTACACGAGCGTCGTGGGCGAGGGCGTCCAGCTCACGATGCGGTACCTCGTGGCGCCGCGCCGCGTGCGCGGGAGCGAGCAGGACGTGTGGGAGGCCGTGCTCGACCGGTTCGCCGCGCGCGACGACGTGGACTTGGCGTATCCCACGAGCCGGGTCTTCCACAACTACGTCGAGGGCAAGCCCGAGGCGGGCGGGCCGAAGCGCGAGCCGGAGAGCGAGGAGGCCGGATAG
- a CDS encoding vitamin K epoxide reductase family protein, which translates to MALPEQTSLLRRVIVAVALLGVVVVTHLALQKANGFAAGCTGLGDVDFSAGAATTGEASGCATVTEGEYADFLGIPNITLGLIFYVIVAGLRLAYAALRDDRLRLASFGIVGVGFLYTLYLVYLQAVVIGSFCVLCMTSAVLVLTLTVLHVIEHRRLGESPGAPAPTKRRHLAGEATGLAALRPYVPVLGGFVVLLAATFGLAARADGGADLPGNPLASADAETQLPPRRIQDVTGACTYDPDIEPIADLTPFMDGPYLGDSDAEVKVVTVFDPNCPHCRELEEVLTPFIEGNPEAAQYFYVPYPLRQQSVGQAIALAVAQEQGRFFELMEEMFRRQDTTWGMTMPELVATVDAVGMDGAAFEAMLEDESQLQGYLTRIQAQAEAVGEAFSTTDGRLSVPKLAINGRVVAPTYASYSERCLSEFIAEAEPVGAAVEAVE; encoded by the coding sequence ATGGCCCTCCCCGAACAGACCTCGCTCCTCCGCCGCGTCATCGTCGCGGTCGCCCTCCTCGGCGTCGTCGTCGTGACGCACCTCGCGCTCCAGAAGGCGAACGGGTTCGCCGCCGGCTGCACCGGCCTCGGCGACGTCGACTTCTCGGCCGGCGCGGCCACGACCGGCGAGGCCTCCGGCTGCGCCACCGTGACCGAGGGCGAGTACGCCGACTTCCTCGGCATCCCGAACATCACGCTCGGCCTGATCTTCTACGTGATCGTCGCCGGGCTCCGGCTGGCCTACGCCGCCCTCCGCGACGACCGGCTTCGGCTCGCGTCGTTCGGCATCGTGGGCGTCGGCTTCCTCTACACGCTGTACCTCGTGTACCTCCAGGCGGTCGTGATCGGCTCGTTCTGCGTGCTCTGCATGACGTCGGCCGTCCTCGTCCTCACCCTCACCGTTCTCCACGTGATCGAGCACCGCCGCCTCGGCGAGTCCCCCGGGGCCCCCGCCCCGACCAAGCGCCGCCACCTCGCCGGAGAGGCCACGGGCCTCGCCGCGCTCCGCCCGTACGTCCCCGTGCTGGGCGGCTTCGTCGTCCTCCTCGCCGCCACCTTCGGCCTCGCCGCCCGCGCCGACGGGGGCGCCGACCTCCCCGGCAACCCCCTCGCGAGCGCCGACGCCGAGACGCAGCTCCCGCCGCGCCGCATCCAGGACGTCACGGGCGCCTGCACCTACGACCCCGACATCGAGCCCATCGCGGACCTCACGCCGTTCATGGACGGCCCCTACCTCGGCGATTCCGACGCGGAGGTCAAGGTGGTCACCGTCTTCGACCCGAACTGCCCGCACTGTCGCGAGCTCGAGGAGGTCCTGACGCCGTTCATCGAGGGCAACCCGGAGGCCGCGCAGTACTTCTACGTGCCGTACCCGCTCCGCCAGCAGTCGGTGGGCCAGGCCATCGCGCTGGCCGTGGCGCAGGAGCAGGGCCGGTTCTTTGAGCTCATGGAGGAGATGTTCCGGCGCCAGGACACCACCTGGGGCATGACGATGCCAGAGCTCGTGGCGACCGTCGACGCCGTCGGGATGGACGGGGCGGCGTTCGAGGCCATGCTCGAGGACGAGTCGCAGCTCCAGGGCTACCTCACGCGGATCCAGGCCCAGGCCGAGGCCGTCGGCGAGGCGTTCTCGACGACCGACGGCCGGCTCTCGGTGCCGAAGCTGGCCATCAACGGCCGCGTCGTCGCGCCGACATACGCCTCCTATAGCGAGCGCTGCCTGTCCGAGTTCATCGCCGAGGCGGAGCCGGTCGGCGCGGCGGTCGAGGCCGTCGAGTAG
- a CDS encoding BlaI/MecI/CopY family transcriptional regulator, translating into MPVPSLSRRERQVLDVLHRLGRASAADVREALPDPPSDSAVRTHLRILEEKGHVHHEQDGPRYVYLPVVESEEAGRSALRHLVRTFFDGTPERAVAALLDDASSELSDDDLDRLDDLIQRARAQGR; encoded by the coding sequence ATGCCCGTCCCCTCCCTGTCCCGTCGCGAGCGCCAGGTGCTCGACGTCCTCCACCGCCTCGGCCGCGCCTCGGCCGCCGACGTCCGCGAGGCGCTCCCCGACCCGCCCAGCGACTCTGCCGTGCGGACCCACCTCCGCATCCTCGAGGAGAAGGGCCACGTCCACCACGAGCAGGACGGCCCCCGGTACGTCTACCTCCCCGTCGTCGAGAGCGAGGAGGCGGGTCGGTCGGCCCTCCGCCACCTCGTCCGAACGTTCTTCGACGGGACGCCCGAGCGGGCCGTGGCGGCCCTCCTCGACGACGCCTCGTCGGAGCTGAGCGACGACGACCTCGACCGCCTCGACGACCTCATCCAGCGCGCCCGCGCCCAAGGACGATGA